The Chloroflexota bacterium genome segment TTCGGCGGACATGAGCAGGCTGCTGGCCGCCAGCGGCCACCAGAGATCGAAGATGCGGCGGGCCGGTATGTCGGTGGATGCGTGAACGTTCATGGCGGCCATTGTACAGGCGGCGGCGCGTGCTGGCAAGCGCGCAACATGATCCACGAAGAAACACGCAGAGACACAGAGCAATGCAGTTTGCAGACGTTCAGCACGAAGCCACGACGGCGCCGTGGCGTAGAATATCGAGCGCGGCATCCCCATTCGGCATCGACGTAGTTTTGGACCTGACAATTCGTGTTTCTTCGTTTCGCTTCGTGGACCGTATTTCCATGCCGAAACTCAGGGCGAGCTTTTTCAGATTGACCAGTCAAGGCGGCTTTGCTATAATGTGCCATGTTTCACAATCCCCTATGACTATTCTGCTCTAGATTCCATACTTAGACGGTGAGCAGGAGGAGATTTCATGTCGCAACCCATACGGTTCGTGGGGAATGACGACGAAGCGTCGCTGGAAGAAGTATCGCAGAATGTGCTGGTGGCTCCGTTTGACAGGGTGCTGGATTCGCTGGACGGCATCTACAACTGGGGACGCAAGAACTCGATCTGGCCCGTGCAGTTCGGTCTGGCGTGCTGCGCCATTGAAATGATCTGCATGGCGGCCTCGCGCTTTGACATTGACCGCTTCGGCGCGGGCCTGTTCCGGGCCACCCCGCGCCAGGCCGACCTGATGATCGTCTCCGGCACCGTGACCAAGAAGATGGTGCCGAACATCGTGCGCCTGTACAACCAGATGCCCGAGCCGCGCTATGTGCTCTCGATGGGCGCGTGCGCCACCGGTGGCGGCCCCTTCAAGGAAGGCTACAACGTCGTCAGCGGCATCGACCGCTTCATCCCGGTGGATGTATACGTGGCCGGCTGCCCGCCGACCCCGCAGGCCCTGCTGAACGGCCTGGTCGAACTACAGAAGCTGATCGACTCGCAGAAGATTCGCGAGAACCGCTGGTACCAGAAGGACTACCGGGGTGAGATTCCAGTGCCGGTGCTCGGCCCGGACCTGCTCGACCAGCGCCGTTTCGACGAACTCAAGAAGATCTCGGCCGCGCAACTGGCCGCGCTCAAGGCCGCCGCGGCCGCGCCGGCTGGCGCTGCCGCAACTCCGTCCGCCGCAGCCGCCGCACCCGCCGCCGGGGCGCCTCCCGCCAAAGCTCCGAAGCGGACGCCCGAAGAACTGGCCGCGCTCAAGGCGGCAAACGCCGCGCGGCGCCAGGCTACGATGGTGGATGTGCGCAAGCCCGAGGACACGGAGAGCAAATCATGACCATGCAGAAAGTCACCAACGTATCCCCCGCGCCCATGACGGTAGCCACGCCGTTGAAGGACGTGAACGCGGTGGCCGCGAAGGTCAACGAGCAGTTCCCGGGCGCAGCCAGCGTGGACGGCGGCTCGCTGATTGTCGAGCGCGCGCAGTCGGTGCCGGTGGCTAGGCTCCTGCGCGACGACCCATCGCTCGGCGTGGATTACCTCGAGGATATCACCAGCGTAGACTGGCCGGACCGCTTCGACGTCGTGTACAACATGTACAATACGACGCGACAGGAAGGCCCGCTGCGCATGAAGGTCAAGGCCGACAAGGCCGACCCGGTTGTGCCGTCGCTGGTGCCGGTCCATCCGGGCGCGAACCTGATGGAGCGCGAAGTCTACGACCTGATGGGCGTGAAGTTCGACGGCCATCCGAACCTGAAGCGTGTTTTGCTGTGGGAAGGCTTCAACGGCCACCCGCTGCGCAAGGACTGGAAGGAAGCGTACTTCGAGGAAGAGAAGAAGCCGTACGACCAGCGCTGGCCGGACGGCAAGTTGGTGCGCGCCGAAGACCGCGTGCCGTACAAGGATAACATTGTGCTGCCGCCGGGCTTCGACCCGAGCAAGTACACCGCCCCCGGCGAGGACAACGTCACGCTGGTGGACGCGGACGCGCTCAAGAAGGGCGAGATCAGGTCGGACACGCTCGTCATCAACATGGGCCCGCAGCATCCGAGTACGCACGGCGTCTTCCGCATGCGCCTCCGCCTCGAAGGCGAGCGCATCGTCGACCTGCAGCCGGTCTGTGGCTACCTGCACCGCAACCACGAGAAGATCGGCGAGCGCAACGCGTGGTTGATGAACATGCCGTACACCGACCGGCTTGACTATGTGTCGTCGATGGCCAATAATTTCGCCTACGCCATCGCGGTCGAGAAGCTGCTGCCGACCGTGAAAGTGCCGGAGCGCGCGGAGTATCTGCGCGTCATCATGGCCGAGTTCACGCGCATCGCCAACCATTTCTTCGCGCTCGGCCAGTTGCTGTCGGACATGGGCGCGTTCTTCACGCCGATGCTGTACGGCATCGAGGAACGCGAATGGATTCTCGACCTGTTCGAGATGTCGTCCGGGGCGCGCATGATGTGCAACTACCTGCGCTTCGGCGGGGTCGCCAAAGACCCGCCCGACGAGTTCTGGCCGCTGGCCAACAAGCTGGTGAATGACCGCCTCGAGCGCGCGATTGACCGCTTCGACGAGCTGATCGCGCAAAACGAAATCGTGCTGTCGCGCGCCCAGAACGTCGGCGTCCTGTCGCGCGCCGACGCGCTCGCGTTTGGCACGGTCGGCCCGGTGCTGCGCGCCAGCGGCGTGCCGTACGACGTGCGCCGCGCCGAGCCGTACAGCATCTACGATCGCTTCGATTTCAGCATCCCGGTCGGCACCGTCGGCGACGTGTACGACCGCTACCTCGTGCGCATCGCCGAGATGCGCGAGTCGCTCAAGATCCTGCGCCAGGCGATCAAAGACATTCCAGGCGGCCAGCAGTACAATGCCGACCCGGCCATGATCTACGGCGGCCCCAAGGGCTGGCAGTTGAAGGTGCCAAAGGGCGAAGTGTACGGCCGCGCCGAAAACCCCAAAGGCTCGCTGGGCTTCTATCTGGTCAGCGACGGCGGCACCAATCCGTACCGGTATCACATCCATGCGCCATCGTACGTCAATATCGGCGCCCTGAACGTGATGTGCAAGGGCCAGACCGTGGCCGACGTCGTCATCATCACCGGTTCGCTGGATATCGTGCTCGGCGAATTGGACCGCTAAGGGAGGGACAGCGTGTTTGGCAAAGGCATTCTCACCGGCTTGGGCATTACGTTCAGGCATATCGTCGACAGTTTTGCGGCGGACCGGCGCCGCGGGTTCGGCAAGAATCGGTATCTGCCCGAAGGCAAAGAGCACACGGGGCCGGTGCCGGGCTGGATTACCGTGCAGTACCCGGAAGAGAAGTTGCAACTGCCGGAGAACTTCCGCTTCTACCCGGTGCTGATCAAGGACGACGAGACCGGCGCCGACTGGTGCACCGCCTGCGGCATCTGCGCGCGCGTCTGCCCGCCGCAGTGCATCTGGATCGTGCGCGCCAAGAAAGATGACGGCAAGCCGGAGCCGCGCCCCGAGCAGTTCTTCATCGACACGACGATCTGCATGCAGTGCGGCTACTGCGCCGAGTACTGCCCGTTCGACGCGATCAAGATGGATCATCGCTACGAGTATTCGACGCTGGAGCGGACGGTGTCGGGCATCCACGACAAGGAACGCCTGACGGTCTTCCAGAGCTACTATGCGCAGACGCACCCGCGCGCGGCGGCGGCCGAGAAGGCTGTGCGCGACGAGAAGGAAGCGAAGAAGGCGAAGGGCGGCCGCGCGTCGAAGGAAGAGAAGCCGGCGGCAGCGCCCGCCGCGCACTAGCCCATGGACGCCGGACCCCGCGAGTTTTTGCGCCGCCTGCTCGAGATACCCGGGCCGTCGGGCTACGAGCAGCGCGTGCAGGCCGCCTGGCGCGAGTATGTCGGCGCGTTCTGCCCCGACGTCCGCACCGACGTGCACAACAACGTGGTCGCCACGCTGAAGGGCAGTGAGAACTTCAGTGTCATGGTCGTCGGCCACGCCGACGAGATCGGCATGGCCATCGTCAACGTGGACGAGAACGGCTACCTGTACTTCAACCGCATCGGCGGCGTCGATCCCACGATCCTACCGTCGCAGCGCGTGCAGGTGCTGGCCAAGAGCGGCCCGGTGCCGGGCGTGATCGGCAAGAAGCCGGCGCACCTGCTGGACGCCGACGACAACCGCCCGCCGAAGATCCACGAGCTGTGGATCGACATCGGAGCCAAGGACAAGGCCGACGCGCTCACTCGCGTCCGCATCGGCGATCCGATCGTCTTCGGCGAGGGCTATGCCGAATTGCAGAACGGCTACGCCGTGGCGCGCAACTTCGACAATCGGGTCGGCATCTGGGTGGCCGCCGAGACGCTGCGCGCGCTGAGCCAGAGCGGCGGCGGCAAGGCGACCGTGTACGCCGTATCGTCGGCGCAGGAAGAGACCGGCGTCTGGGGCGCCGGGCCGATCGCCTTCGCGCTGAAACCGAACCTCGGCATCGCCGTTGACGTGACCCACGCGACCGACTACCCGGCGCTGTCCAAGAACCGCCATGGCGATGTGCAGTTGGGCAAAGGCCCGGTTGTTTCGCGCGGCGTCAAGACCAACCAGTTGGTCTTTGACGGGCTGGAAGCGGCGGGAACTGCACACAATATTCCGTACCAGGTCGAAGTCGAGTTTGGCCGCACCGGCACCGACGCCGACGTGATGGCCGACCGCGGACCGGGCATCGCCGTTGCCGTCGTTAGCATCCCGAACCGGTACATGCACACGTCCACCGAGATGATTCATCTGGATGACCTGGACAACTGCGTCCGGCTGCTGGTCGCGTACATCCGCACGCTGGATGGCGCGACCGATCTGACGCCGCGTTAAGCGGCTCGTATGCAAGAGGGCATCAAGCGTATGGCGAACCAGAATCTGATGCAGGTGCAGACCAAAGAAGAAGCGCACGGCAAAGACGGCGATTCGGGCATGGTGCTTACGACCGTCGAGCAGGCGGTTGCCTGGGGGCGCGCCAATGCCGTGTGGCCGCTGCTGTTCGGTCTGGCGTGCTGCGCCATCGAAATGATGGCGACGTTCGCGTCGCGCTTCGACTTGGCGCGCTTCGGCGCCGAGGTGTACCGCGCCTCGCCGCGCCAGGCGGATCTGATGATCGTGTCAGGCCGCGTCACGCGCAAGATGGCGCCGGTGGTACGCCGCCTGTACGACCAGATGCCGGACCCGAAGTGGGTCATCGCCATGGGCGACTGCGCATCGTGCGGCGGCATCTTCAACAACTACGCCGTCGTGCAGGGTGTCGACGAAATCGTGCCGGTCGATGTATACGTGGCCGGCTGCCCGCCGCGCCCGGAAGCGCTAATCGACGGCATCATGCTCCTGCAGAAGAAGATCGCCGAGCGCGGCGATGACCGCAAGACCGCCCTGCGTTCGCTGCAGCAGATTGCGGCGGAACTGCGGGGCGGCCCAGCCAAATCCTAGCCCGGCGCTGCCGGCTGCGCGGGGCGGACCGCTGACGCCCTGCCGCACCCGCCGCCGTATCAAGAGAGCGACCATGCTATCCGCATCCGCGCGCGCCGAAATTGCCGCGCATCTCTCCAAGTATCCCACCAAGCGTTCGGCCATCATCCCCGCCCTGCACATCGCGCAACGCGAGATCGGGTGGCTGCCCGACGAGGCGATGGTCGATGTGGCCGGCCTGCTCGACCTGCAGCCGACCGAAGTGCGCGCCGTGGCCGGCTTCTACTCGCTGTACTTCAAGGAAAAGGTCGGCCGGCACGTGATCCATTTCTGCAATGACCTGCCGTGCGCGCTGCGCGGTGCGGACGAGCTGATGCAGAAGGTCTGCCAGTCGCTGGGCATCGAGGCGCACGGCACGACCGCCGACGGCGAGTTCACGCTCGAGCCGGCAATGTGCCTGGCGGCGTGCGACAAGGCCCCGATGATGCAGGTTGATCTCGACTACTTCGAAAACCTGACCGAGGAGAAGGTGGACGAGATTCTGCGCGCCATCCGCAGCGGCGACATCGTCCTCGACAAAGCCTCGGTGGTCAGGAGCGCGCTCTAAATGGACTCTCACGTCATTCTGCGCCATCGCGATATTCCGAACATCAAGCAGATTGAGGTCTACCGCCAGCAGGGCGGTTACGAGGCGTTCCACAAAGCGGTGACCGAGATGAAGCCCGACCAGGTCATCGACGTCGTCAAGGCGTCGGGCCTGCGCGGACGCGGCGGCGCGGGTTTCCCGGCCGGCCTCAAGTGGTCGTTCATCCCCAAGGACATCTTCCCGAAATACGTCGTCGTCAACGGCGACGAGTCGGAACCGGGCACGTTCAAAGACCGCGAGATCATCGAGCAGAACCCGCACCAGTTCATCGAGGGTGTGCTGCTGACCTGCTACGCCGTGCAGGCCGCCACCGGATACATCTACATGCGCGGCGAGTTCAAGCAGCCGGCGCAGGTTCTGCAGAAAGCGGTGGACGAGGCGCGGCGCGCCGGCCTGATCGGTAAGAACGTCTTCGGCTCGGAATACTCGGTGGAGATTCACCTGCACCTCGGCGCGGGCGCGTACATCTGCGGCGAGGAAACGGCGCTGCTGAACTCGCTGGAAGGTTTCCTGGGCCAGCCGCGCAACCGCCCGCCGTTCCCGGCGGTGCAGGGCCTGTATGCCAAGCCGACCGTCATCAACAACGTGGAGACGCTCGCCAACGTCCCGCCGATCATCAAGAACGGCGCGGAGTGGTACCGCAAGTTCGGCACGGAGAAGTCGCCCGGCACCAAGGTCTTCTGCCTGAGCGGGCGCGTGAAGCGGCCGGGCAACTACGAGCTGCCGCTCGGCGTGCCGTTCAAGCATCTGATCTACGAGCTGGGCGGCGGTATCATCGACGACCGGCCGCTGAAGGCGATCCTGCCGGCCGGCGCCTCCGCGCCGCTGCTGCCGGCCAGCGTGATCGACACGCCGATGGACTACGAAGCGGTGCAGGCGGCCGGCTCGATGCTCGGCTCGGCGTCGCTGATCATCCTCGACGACACGGTCGACACGCTGTGGGCGGTCGAAAAGATGGTGAAGTTCTTCCGCCACGAGTCGTGCGGCAAGTGCACGCCGTGCCGCGAGGGCACCTACTGGCTGGCGCGCGAGATGGCGCGCATCCGGCGCGGCGAGGGCAAGCCGCAGGACATCGATCTGCTGCTCGACATCACGAAAAACATGTCCGGCAAGTGCTTCTGTTTGCTCGGCGACTTTTCGACCAGCTCGGTCACCTCGTCGATCAAGCTGTTCCGCGACGACTATGTGAAGGCGACCGGAGGCGGCAGGGGGTAGGTATGCAAAAACAGCGGGATGACGTCACACAGGTATTGCAGTCAATCGCCAGGCTGGAGAATGAATTGCGCCAGTTGCGGCAAGAGGTCATATCGCTTGTGCGCACGCAGCCTGAACTCGTCAAGGGTACGCGCAAGCATGGGTCGAAAGCGGCATCGCTATACGGGATCTTGCCGCCGGCCAACGTCCCGCTTGAGGAGTTTCGGAAATTGCGCCGGAGCGGCACGCCGCGCTCGCTGAGAGGCTAGTGTGCTGTACGTTGCGGACACACATGCTTTGTATTGGTACCTGACGGCAGACAAGCAGTTAAGCCGTCGCGTCAAGTCGCTCTTCGATGCACTGGGACTATCGGGCGACACCAATCATATGTTCATACCGACACTCGTACTTGCAGAAATAGTTGCGCTGGAGGAAAAGCGGCGCCGCAATACCGGATTTGAGGCGGCGGTTGAATTGCTTGAGCAGCACGCGGGTTTCAGCATCGTACCCCTCACTGTCGAGATCGTTGATTCGTCTCGCCGCGTGACGGGCGCCCCGGAGTTGTTTGACCGTCTGATCGCGGCAACGGCGCTGTCCCTTGAGGCCACGCTCGTTACGCGCGATGCGGTTCTGACCGATCTGCATATCGTGCCCACCTTCTGGTGATCATTTAGTCGGCGACGACGCGTGCGCCGAATAGAGTAAATAGCCATGCCCAATCTTACGATAGACGACCGACCCATTTCCGTGCCGAACGGCACCCTGATCGTGCAGGCCGCGCGCATGTTGGGCGTCGAAGTGCCGGTGTTCTGCTACCACTCGCGCCTGTCGCCGGTCGGCATGTGCCGCATGTGCCTGGTCGAGGTTGGCACGCCGCGCATGGGCCCCGACCGCAAACCGGTGCTCAAGCCGGACGGCACACCGGAGATCGCCTGGATGCCGAAGCCGCAGACGGCCTGCACCACGACCGTCTCTGAGGGCATGGTCGTCAAGGCGTACTCGCCCGCGGCCGTCGAGGCGCGCAAGGGGATCGTCGAGTTCCTACTGACCAGCCACCCGCTCGACTGCCCGATCTGTGACAAGGGCGGCGAGTGCACGTTGCAGGAAGAGACGCTCTCGCACGGCCCCGGCCAGTCGCGCTTCCTCTACAACGACAAGTTCCACAATGAGAAGAACGTCCAGCTGGGACCGCTCATTATTCTGGACCGCGAGCGTTGCATCCAGTGCTCGCGCTGCATCCGCTTCCAGGATGAGGTCGCCGATGACCGCGTGCTCGGTTTCTTCAATCGCGGCCGCGGTATGGAGATCGGCACGCTGTCCAACCCGCCGTTCGACTCGAAATTCAGCGGCAACACGACCGACATCTGCCCGGTCGGCGCGCTAACGAGCGAAGACTTCCGCTTCGGCGCGCGCCCGTGGGAGATGAAGTACACGCCGTCGGTCTGCACGCACTGCGCCGTCGGCTGCAACCTGACCGTGTCGTCGCGCAGCCAGACGGAGATTAAGCGCATCCTGCCGCGCGCGAACGGTGCGGTCAACGATATCTGGATCTGCGACAAGGGCCGCTTCGGCCATCACTTCGCGACCAGCCCGAGCCGCCTCAAGACGCCGCTCGTGCGCAAGAACGGTGAACTGGTCCCAGCGACGTGGACGGAGGCGCTGGCCGCCGCCGCTCACGGGATCGGTTCGGCGCGTGTGTCCGGTGGCGTGGCGGGCATCGTTGGCGACCGGCTGGCGAACGAGGACCTGTTCCTGGCGGCCAAGCTGTTCAAGGACGTGCTGCGCAGCGACAACCTGCGCGGGGCAGCGCCAGCCGACACGCTCAACGGCGAAATCGGCCTGGCGACCGGCAGCGACCTGTCCAAGCTCGGCAAGGGCAATGCGATCTTTGTGATTGGCGCGGACGTCGAGGAAGAAGCGCCGATTGCGTTCGTGCGCATCAAGCAGGGCAAGGAGTCCGGCGCGGCGCTGATCGTCGCGAACGGCCGCCCGACCAAGCTGGATCGCTACGCGACGACGCTGCGCTACCGCTACGGCGCGGACGGCCAACTGCTGGCCGCGCTGCTCAACGTCATCGTCGGCGAGAATCTGGCCAATGCCGAGTTCGTGGCGGCTCGCACAGCGGGCTTTGAGGCACTGAAGGCGGCCACCAAGAACGTTGCGCCGGACGGCGCCAACGCCGAGGCGATTCGCAATGCGGCGCGTGCGATTGCGCAGGCGAAGGACGCCGTGTTCGTGTACGGTCGCGAGTTATCGGCGGCGGGGCGTACGTTACTGCGCGCGCTGGCGCTGGTGACCGGGCACGCCGGCCGCGCCAACAACGGCGTGCTGCCGATTCTGGCGCACAACAACAGCCAGGGCGCCAGCGCGATTCTGCCGGCTGGCAAGCCGGCGGCCGCCAAAGCGCTGTACGTTATCGGCGCGGAAGCAAAACGCGACGACGCGCAATTCATGGTCGTGCAGGATCTGTTCCTGACCGATACGGCAAAGCAAGCCGATGTGGTGCTGCCGGCCCAGTCGTTCGCCGAGCGCGACGGCACATACACGTCGTACGAGCGCCGCGTCCAGCAGTTTGCCCCGGCGATTCTGCCGGTGGGCGAGAGCAAGCCTGACTGGCAGATCATCGCGGAACTCGCCAATGCGCTCGATGCCAACTGGCACTATGCCGGCGCTGGGGCTGTCTTTGCCGAGTTGTCCGCGCAGGCGTCCGCCTTTGTCGGGATGTCGCATGACAAGCTGGCCGGCAAGATCACGCGCTCGCGCGACCACTTCATCTATGAGGGCACGTCATACCAGACGGCCGGCGGCCAGGGTATGGTGTACCCCAGCGCCGCCGAGCGTGCCGACACGTCGTTCGATCTCGCGATCACAGCGCCGGGCCCGGTGTCCGACGGGCTCGTGCTCGTCGCGCCGCACGTGCTCTATGACGCCGGCACATTGATCGCCGAATCGACGCTGCTGCATGCCGTTACGCCGGACGCGTATGCCGACCTGAACCGGACGGATGCCGATTGGCTTGGAATTCATGATGGTGAGCGCGTGCGCTTGACTGTTGCCGGCAAAAGCGTAGAACTCATCGCGCGGGTGGATGGCCGCGCGCCACAAGGTGCGGTCGTTGCGCCGGCAAACCTGAAGGGGGCCGACACAGCGGCCCTGTTGAACGGCGCGATTGCCGTTCCGGTGAGCGTGGCGAAGGCCTAGCATACATTTGTTTTCCGCAGAGGACCCGGAGAACGCTGGACATGCTCTGGGTGTTCTCTGCGCTCTCTGCGTGCTCTGCGGTTCAACTTTGGTTCATGAATTGCGAGTG includes the following:
- a CDS encoding 4Fe-4S binding protein, with amino-acid sequence MFGKGILTGLGITFRHIVDSFAADRRRGFGKNRYLPEGKEHTGPVPGWITVQYPEEKLQLPENFRFYPVLIKDDETGADWCTACGICARVCPPQCIWIVRAKKDDGKPEPRPEQFFIDTTICMQCGYCAEYCPFDAIKMDHRYEYSTLERTVSGIHDKERLTVFQSYYAQTHPRAAAAEKAVRDEKEAKKAKGGRASKEEKPAAAPAAH
- the nuoG gene encoding NADH-quinone oxidoreductase subunit NuoG, translated to MPNLTIDDRPISVPNGTLIVQAARMLGVEVPVFCYHSRLSPVGMCRMCLVEVGTPRMGPDRKPVLKPDGTPEIAWMPKPQTACTTTVSEGMVVKAYSPAAVEARKGIVEFLLTSHPLDCPICDKGGECTLQEETLSHGPGQSRFLYNDKFHNEKNVQLGPLIILDRERCIQCSRCIRFQDEVADDRVLGFFNRGRGMEIGTLSNPPFDSKFSGNTTDICPVGALTSEDFRFGARPWEMKYTPSVCTHCAVGCNLTVSSRSQTEIKRILPRANGAVNDIWICDKGRFGHHFATSPSRLKTPLVRKNGELVPATWTEALAAAAHGIGSARVSGGVAGIVGDRLANEDLFLAAKLFKDVLRSDNLRGAAPADTLNGEIGLATGSDLSKLGKGNAIFVIGADVEEEAPIAFVRIKQGKESGAALIVANGRPTKLDRYATTLRYRYGADGQLLAALLNVIVGENLANAEFVAARTAGFEALKAATKNVAPDGANAEAIRNAARAIAQAKDAVFVYGRELSAAGRTLLRALALVTGHAGRANNGVLPILAHNNSQGASAILPAGKPAAAKALYVIGAEAKRDDAQFMVVQDLFLTDTAKQADVVLPAQSFAERDGTYTSYERRVQQFAPAILPVGESKPDWQIIAELANALDANWHYAGAGAVFAELSAQASAFVGMSHDKLAGKITRSRDHFIYEGTSYQTAGGQGMVYPSAAERADTSFDLAITAPGPVSDGLVLVAPHVLYDAGTLIAESTLLHAVTPDAYADLNRTDADWLGIHDGERVRLTVAGKSVELIARVDGRAPQGAVVAPANLKGADTAALLNGAIAVPVSVAKA
- a CDS encoding NADH-quinone oxidoreductase subunit B, whose amino-acid sequence is MQVQTKEEAHGKDGDSGMVLTTVEQAVAWGRANAVWPLLFGLACCAIEMMATFASRFDLARFGAEVYRASPRQADLMIVSGRVTRKMAPVVRRLYDQMPDPKWVIAMGDCASCGGIFNNYAVVQGVDEIVPVDVYVAGCPPRPEALIDGIMLLQKKIAERGDDRKTALRSLQQIAAELRGGPAKS
- the nuoF gene encoding NADH-quinone oxidoreductase subunit NuoF, giving the protein MDSHVILRHRDIPNIKQIEVYRQQGGYEAFHKAVTEMKPDQVIDVVKASGLRGRGGAGFPAGLKWSFIPKDIFPKYVVVNGDESEPGTFKDREIIEQNPHQFIEGVLLTCYAVQAATGYIYMRGEFKQPAQVLQKAVDEARRAGLIGKNVFGSEYSVEIHLHLGAGAYICGEETALLNSLEGFLGQPRNRPPFPAVQGLYAKPTVINNVETLANVPPIIKNGAEWYRKFGTEKSPGTKVFCLSGRVKRPGNYELPLGVPFKHLIYELGGGIIDDRPLKAILPAGASAPLLPASVIDTPMDYEAVQAAGSMLGSASLIILDDTVDTLWAVEKMVKFFRHESCGKCTPCREGTYWLAREMARIRRGEGKPQDIDLLLDITKNMSGKCFCLLGDFSTSSVTSSIKLFRDDYVKATGGGRG
- a CDS encoding M42 family metallopeptidase; translation: MDAGPREFLRRLLEIPGPSGYEQRVQAAWREYVGAFCPDVRTDVHNNVVATLKGSENFSVMVVGHADEIGMAIVNVDENGYLYFNRIGGVDPTILPSQRVQVLAKSGPVPGVIGKKPAHLLDADDNRPPKIHELWIDIGAKDKADALTRVRIGDPIVFGEGYAELQNGYAVARNFDNRVGIWVAAETLRALSQSGGGKATVYAVSSAQEETGVWGAGPIAFALKPNLGIAVDVTHATDYPALSKNRHGDVQLGKGPVVSRGVKTNQLVFDGLEAAGTAHNIPYQVEVEFGRTGTDADVMADRGPGIAVAVVSIPNRYMHTSTEMIHLDDLDNCVRLLVAYIRTLDGATDLTPR
- a CDS encoding NADH-quinone oxidoreductase subunit D, encoding MTMQKVTNVSPAPMTVATPLKDVNAVAAKVNEQFPGAASVDGGSLIVERAQSVPVARLLRDDPSLGVDYLEDITSVDWPDRFDVVYNMYNTTRQEGPLRMKVKADKADPVVPSLVPVHPGANLMEREVYDLMGVKFDGHPNLKRVLLWEGFNGHPLRKDWKEAYFEEEKKPYDQRWPDGKLVRAEDRVPYKDNIVLPPGFDPSKYTAPGEDNVTLVDADALKKGEIRSDTLVINMGPQHPSTHGVFRMRLRLEGERIVDLQPVCGYLHRNHEKIGERNAWLMNMPYTDRLDYVSSMANNFAYAIAVEKLLPTVKVPERAEYLRVIMAEFTRIANHFFALGQLLSDMGAFFTPMLYGIEEREWILDLFEMSSGARMMCNYLRFGGVAKDPPDEFWPLANKLVNDRLERAIDRFDELIAQNEIVLSRAQNVGVLSRADALAFGTVGPVLRASGVPYDVRRAEPYSIYDRFDFSIPVGTVGDVYDRYLVRIAEMRESLKILRQAIKDIPGGQQYNADPAMIYGGPKGWQLKVPKGEVYGRAENPKGSLGFYLVSDGGTNPYRYHIHAPSYVNIGALNVMCKGQTVADVVIITGSLDIVLGELDR
- a CDS encoding PIN domain-containing protein — its product is MLYVADTHALYWYLTADKQLSRRVKSLFDALGLSGDTNHMFIPTLVLAEIVALEEKRRRNTGFEAAVELLEQHAGFSIVPLTVEIVDSSRRVTGAPELFDRLIAATALSLEATLVTRDAVLTDLHIVPTFW
- the nuoB gene encoding NADH-quinone oxidoreductase subunit NuoB, which gives rise to MSQPIRFVGNDDEASLEEVSQNVLVAPFDRVLDSLDGIYNWGRKNSIWPVQFGLACCAIEMICMAASRFDIDRFGAGLFRATPRQADLMIVSGTVTKKMVPNIVRLYNQMPEPRYVLSMGACATGGGPFKEGYNVVSGIDRFIPVDVYVAGCPPTPQALLNGLVELQKLIDSQKIRENRWYQKDYRGEIPVPVLGPDLLDQRRFDELKKISAAQLAALKAAAAAPAGAAATPSAAAAAPAAGAPPAKAPKRTPEELAALKAANAARRQATMVDVRKPEDTESKS
- the nuoE gene encoding NADH-quinone oxidoreductase subunit NuoE, with the translated sequence MLSASARAEIAAHLSKYPTKRSAIIPALHIAQREIGWLPDEAMVDVAGLLDLQPTEVRAVAGFYSLYFKEKVGRHVIHFCNDLPCALRGADELMQKVCQSLGIEAHGTTADGEFTLEPAMCLAACDKAPMMQVDLDYFENLTEEKVDEILRAIRSGDIVLDKASVVRSAL